A window from Acidobacteriota bacterium encodes these proteins:
- a CDS encoding S9 family peptidase, whose translation MTRGRSLLSILPIVIALVAAVPVAAATYDVEAYLNIRGASAAGLSPDGKTVAFLTNVTGSNQVWTVPASGGWPEQITFFSDRVASVAWSPKGDFIAFSKDTGGDENYQIQIVTPDGSQRLALTSNPAVRHDYGGWSRDGRLLSYASNERDRKFFDVYVMESGTWKARRVTEQNAYVQAGPFSTDGRKMIVSRQNGSLDNDLLLVDLAAPGPAKDAPLLTPHDGVASFRPLGFTADDQGVWILSDAGREFTALGRLDLATKKITWVREPKWDVNGALLSLDGKTLALVTNEDGRDSLSLLDTATGRDKTAPRIPEGQIGAMRFSGDGHLLALTSSGPARNGDVWLVDLAGGSVSQVTRSSTAGIPRASFVEPKLVRYKSFDGLEIPSWLYLPGGAAGAVPCIVAPHGGPEGQTTADFSPTIQFYLSRGFAVWAPNVRGSTGYGKTFTHLDDVRKREDSVKDLAAGVDWLKASGSIDPKRLAVLGGSYGGYMTLAAITLYPELWAAAVDSFGIADFRTFFGKTASYRVSLRASEYGDPVKDAEFLDSISPIRKVDRIRAPLLVLQGANDPRVPQAEAEQIVAAIKARNGTVDYILFPDEGHGWTKLANRITALRATGEFLEKHLAVAR comes from the coding sequence ATGACGCGAGGTCGCTCCCTGCTTTCCATCCTCCCGATCGTCATCGCCCTCGTCGCCGCGGTCCCCGTCGCCGCCGCGACGTACGACGTCGAGGCGTACCTGAACATCCGGGGGGCCTCGGCCGCCGGCCTCTCCCCCGACGGAAAGACGGTCGCCTTCCTGACCAACGTCACGGGCTCGAACCAGGTCTGGACGGTTCCCGCATCCGGAGGGTGGCCCGAGCAGATCACCTTTTTCTCCGATCGCGTCGCCTCGGTCGCCTGGTCGCCGAAGGGGGACTTCATCGCCTTCTCGAAGGACACCGGGGGGGACGAGAACTACCAGATCCAGATCGTCACGCCCGACGGGTCCCAGCGCCTCGCTCTCACGTCGAACCCCGCGGTCCGGCACGACTACGGTGGCTGGTCGCGCGACGGCCGGCTCCTGTCGTACGCGTCGAACGAGCGCGACAGGAAATTCTTCGACGTCTACGTCATGGAGAGCGGCACGTGGAAGGCGCGGCGCGTGACCGAGCAGAACGCCTACGTGCAGGCGGGGCCCTTCTCGACCGACGGCCGGAAGATGATCGTGTCGCGGCAGAACGGAAGCCTCGACAACGATCTGCTCCTCGTCGATCTCGCCGCGCCGGGACCCGCGAAGGACGCGCCCCTTCTGACGCCGCACGACGGGGTCGCCTCCTTCCGTCCGCTCGGCTTCACGGCCGACGACCAGGGCGTCTGGATCCTCTCGGACGCGGGGCGCGAGTTCACCGCCCTCGGCCGCCTCGATCTCGCGACGAAGAAGATCACCTGGGTCCGCGAGCCGAAGTGGGACGTGAACGGCGCGCTCCTCTCCCTCGACGGGAAGACGCTCGCCCTCGTCACGAACGAGGACGGCCGCGACTCGCTGAGCCTTCTCGACACGGCGACGGGAAGGGACAAGACCGCGCCGAGAATCCCTGAAGGGCAGATCGGCGCGATGCGCTTCTCTGGCGACGGCCACCTCCTCGCCCTCACCTCGAGCGGCCCGGCGCGCAACGGCGACGTGTGGCTCGTGGATCTCGCGGGCGGGTCGGTCTCGCAGGTCACGCGCTCTTCGACCGCCGGCATCCCGCGCGCGTCGTTCGTCGAGCCAAAGCTGGTCCGGTACAAGAGCTTCGACGGCCTCGAGATCCCCTCGTGGCTCTACCTGCCCGGCGGCGCGGCCGGCGCGGTCCCCTGCATCGTCGCGCCGCACGGCGGGCCCGAGGGGCAGACGACCGCCGACTTCTCCCCCACGATCCAGTTCTACCTGAGCCGCGGCTTCGCCGTCTGGGCGCCCAACGTCCGCGGCTCCACGGGGTACGGCAAGACCTTCACGCATCTCGACGACGTGAGGAAGCGCGAGGACTCGGTGAAGGATCTCGCGGCGGGCGTCGACTGGCTGAAGGCCTCGGGGTCGATCGACCCGAAGAGGCTCGCCGTCCTCGGGGGGTCGTACGGCGGGTACATGACGCTCGCGGCGATCACGCTCTACCCCGAACTCTGGGCGGCCGCCGTGGACTCGTTCGGCATCGCGGACTTCCGGACCTTTTTCGGGAAGACCGCCTCGTACCGCGTGAGCCTGAGGGCCTCGGAGTACGGCGACCCGGTGAAGGACGCGGAGTTCCTCGACTCGATCTCGCCGATCCGGAAAGTGGATCGGATCCGCGCTCCGCTCCTCGTCCTCCAGGGGGCGAACGACCCCCGCGTCCCGCAGGCGGAGGCGGAGCAGATCGTCGCGGCGATCAAGGCCCGCAATGGAACCGTCGACTACATCCTCTTCCCCGATGAGGGACACGGCTGGACGAAGCTCGCGAACCGGATCACGGCGCTGCGCGCGACCGGCGAGTTCCTCGAGAAGCACCTGGCGGTGGCGCGATGA
- a CDS encoding TonB family protein, which yields MIRRALLVAFLALVAPTLAGAATEEVAVVKTSFGEIVWRFFEKDAPGHTAYVKELIRRGFYDGTTFHRVIPHFVVQGGDPNSKNDDRLDDGEGEGDRRLKAEFSQTLHYRPGTVGMARDADPDSGSCQFFIALENIPRLDGRYTIFGEVISGLEVARRIAEAPRDLRDNPLEAIQVTVRLETREAPARLVSLEAAASGETVTGPTKPKPYDPKNVLWKAPTVRSDQTDLTFDYVEEARPRLDVVVDIDGSVLDVRFVALDTPHAADIRRSVLKWKFTPAGYDGKRQKVRFEIESDGTEMGPPTGPGSPMEIASATSAPVPSVRVDLRAGKKAPGKAAKLRLTIDESGAVTEAALQSGSGDDALDAAAVETARKMLFAPATRKWGPARDADPAAVYLDVAARFVEAEK from the coding sequence ATGATCCGCCGCGCCCTCCTCGTTGCGTTTCTCGCGCTCGTCGCCCCGACCCTCGCCGGCGCCGCGACCGAGGAGGTCGCCGTCGTGAAGACTTCCTTCGGCGAGATCGTCTGGCGCTTCTTCGAGAAGGACGCCCCGGGCCACACCGCGTACGTGAAGGAGCTGATCCGCCGCGGCTTCTACGACGGGACGACCTTTCACCGCGTCATCCCCCACTTCGTCGTGCAGGGAGGGGATCCCAACTCGAAGAACGACGATCGCCTGGACGACGGCGAGGGGGAGGGGGACCGTCGCCTCAAGGCCGAGTTCAGCCAGACGCTGCACTACCGCCCCGGCACCGTCGGCATGGCGCGCGACGCCGATCCCGACTCGGGATCGTGCCAGTTCTTCATCGCCCTCGAGAACATCCCCCGGCTCGACGGCCGCTACACGATCTTCGGCGAGGTGATCTCGGGGCTGGAAGTCGCGCGGCGGATCGCCGAAGCGCCCCGCGATCTGCGCGACAACCCGCTCGAGGCGATCCAGGTCACGGTGCGCCTCGAGACGCGCGAGGCGCCGGCGAGGCTCGTCTCGCTCGAGGCGGCCGCCTCGGGAGAGACGGTCACCGGCCCGACCAAGCCGAAGCCCTACGATCCGAAGAACGTCCTCTGGAAGGCGCCGACCGTGCGATCCGATCAGACCGACCTGACCTTCGACTACGTTGAGGAGGCGCGCCCGCGCCTCGACGTCGTCGTCGACATCGACGGGAGCGTCCTCGACGTGAGGTTCGTCGCCCTCGACACGCCCCACGCCGCGGATATCCGCAGGAGCGTCCTCAAGTGGAAGTTCACCCCCGCGGGGTACGACGGCAAGCGGCAGAAGGTCCGCTTCGAGATCGAGAGCGACGGCACCGAGATGGGGCCCCCCACCGGCCCCGGCTCGCCGATGGAGATCGCTTCGGCGACGAGCGCGCCCGTCCCGTCGGTGCGCGTCGATCTCCGGGCCGGGAAGAAGGCGCCGGGGAAGGCGGCGAAGCTCCGCCTCACGATCGACGAGAGCGGCGCGGTGACCGAGGCGGCGCTCCAGTCGGGGTCGGGCGACGACGCCCTCGATGCCGCGGCCGTCGAGACGGCGAGGAAGATGCTCTTCGCCCCGGCCACGCGGAAGTGGGGTCCCGCCCGCGACGCCGATCCGGCCGCCGTCTACCTGGACGTCGCGGCGCGCTTCGTCGAAGCGGAGAAGTAG
- a CDS encoding PKD domain-containing protein: protein MKKLLLFSTATFVLLLLTTTPAAAAAPGGYTLVGWNNLGMHCMDADYSVFSLLPPYNTIHAQLVDPQGVLLTPAAGVTVQYEAVADTSGSINTTSVGKTNFWTHVLDLFGASPAPDMGLAGRAMPGPANTPRPMAFDPAFGWFIAEGIPITPRDDAGAHNPYPMMRLTARDSAGAVLATTDIVLPVSDEMTCTACHASGSNAAAAPLTGWINDPDPTIDFRLNILLRHDQGKGAGAAYRQALIDAGYDETGLYATATSGGKPILCARCHASNALPGTGLAGIPALTNSMHALHAPVVDPATGLTLDASANRGACYRCHPGSTTRCLRGAMGSAVAADGTMKMQCQSCHGSMAAVGDPARQGWLDEPDCQSCHTGTETHNNGQIRYTSAFESSGRPRAAIDRTFATTPDAPAPGLSLFRFSTGHGGLACEACHGSTHAEFPSSHANDNVQSARIQGAIGPLAECGACHATTPATVTGGPHGMHPVGQSWFAKHSDVVEQSGTAGCQACHGLDFRGTVLSYARADRTVTAFGSTKSFWRGFEVGCYACHRGPKSDSRNPNHPPRVQNAAASTISRVAVPIPLHATDADGDPLTLRVVSQPAHGTVALAGATASYVSEAGFSGADAFTFAAWDGQTDGNLGSASIAVSTNNCALDCSASVPTIAHEGTPVPFQAFAAPSGCAGSAAFAWTFGDGSTGAAASMSHVYATSGIFDWALSVSVAGLTCARSGAIRIEGLPPNVTSIRKLSGPFRIVVIGSNFHPGLQVEIHGSPFPGVVQRGTTKLTLRGGSALRALFPAGTEVMIRFINPDDAKQSVIMYNVTTNAWRTIP from the coding sequence ATGAAAAAGCTCCTCCTTTTCAGCACCGCCACCTTCGTGCTTCTCCTGCTCACGACGACGCCGGCGGCCGCAGCCGCGCCGGGCGGCTACACCCTCGTGGGGTGGAACAACCTCGGCATGCACTGCATGGACGCGGACTACTCCGTCTTCTCGCTCCTCCCTCCGTACAACACGATCCACGCGCAGCTCGTCGATCCGCAGGGAGTGCTCCTGACGCCGGCCGCCGGCGTGACCGTCCAGTACGAGGCGGTCGCCGACACGTCGGGGTCGATCAACACGACCTCCGTCGGGAAGACCAACTTCTGGACGCACGTTCTCGACCTCTTCGGCGCCTCCCCGGCCCCGGACATGGGGCTCGCGGGGCGCGCGATGCCCGGCCCGGCCAACACGCCCAGGCCGATGGCCTTCGATCCCGCGTTCGGGTGGTTCATCGCCGAGGGGATCCCGATCACGCCGCGCGACGACGCGGGCGCGCACAACCCGTACCCGATGATGCGCCTCACGGCGCGGGACTCGGCGGGGGCCGTCCTCGCCACGACCGACATCGTCCTCCCCGTCTCCGACGAGATGACCTGCACCGCCTGCCACGCCTCGGGGTCGAACGCCGCCGCCGCGCCGCTGACGGGGTGGATCAACGACCCCGATCCGACGATCGACTTCAGGCTGAACATCCTCCTCAGGCACGATCAGGGGAAGGGGGCCGGCGCCGCCTACCGGCAGGCGCTGATCGACGCCGGCTACGACGAGACGGGGCTCTACGCGACCGCCACCTCGGGCGGCAAGCCGATCCTCTGCGCGCGCTGCCACGCCTCGAACGCCCTGCCGGGAACCGGCCTCGCCGGAATTCCGGCGTTGACCAACTCGATGCACGCCCTCCACGCGCCGGTCGTCGATCCCGCCACCGGCCTCACGCTCGACGCGAGCGCGAACCGGGGCGCCTGCTACCGGTGCCATCCCGGCTCGACGACGCGCTGCCTCCGCGGAGCGATGGGGAGCGCGGTCGCGGCCGACGGGACGATGAAGATGCAGTGCCAGAGCTGCCACGGCTCGATGGCTGCGGTCGGCGACCCCGCGCGGCAGGGGTGGCTCGACGAGCCCGACTGCCAGAGCTGCCACACCGGGACGGAGACGCACAACAACGGGCAGATCCGCTACACGTCGGCCTTCGAGTCGAGCGGCCGGCCGCGCGCCGCCATCGACCGCACCTTCGCGACGACCCCCGACGCCCCGGCCCCCGGCCTTTCTCTGTTCAGATTCTCCACGGGCCACGGCGGCCTCGCGTGCGAGGCGTGCCACGGATCGACGCACGCGGAGTTCCCCTCCTCGCACGCCAACGACAACGTCCAGAGCGCCCGCATTCAGGGGGCGATAGGGCCTCTCGCGGAGTGCGGCGCCTGCCACGCGACGACCCCCGCGACCGTCACGGGCGGGCCGCACGGCATGCACCCGGTCGGCCAGAGCTGGTTCGCGAAGCACTCGGACGTCGTCGAGCAGTCGGGCACCGCCGGCTGCCAGGCCTGCCACGGCCTCGACTTCAGGGGAACCGTCCTCTCGTACGCGCGCGCCGATCGCACCGTGACCGCCTTCGGATCCACGAAGAGCTTCTGGCGCGGGTTCGAGGTCGGCTGCTACGCCTGCCATCGAGGGCCGAAGAGCGACAGCCGGAACCCCAACCACCCGCCGCGGGTCCAGAACGCCGCCGCCTCCACGATCTCCCGGGTGGCCGTCCCGATCCCGCTCCACGCGACCGACGCGGACGGCGACCCCCTGACGCTTCGCGTCGTCAGCCAGCCGGCCCACGGCACCGTCGCCCTCGCCGGCGCCACCGCCTCGTACGTGTCGGAGGCGGGGTTCAGCGGCGCCGACGCCTTCACCTTCGCCGCGTGGGACGGCCAGACGGACGGGAACCTCGGCTCCGCCTCGATCGCCGTCTCGACGAACAACTGCGCGCTCGACTGCTCCGCCTCGGTCCCGACGATCGCGCACGAGGGGACGCCCGTCCCCTTCCAGGCCTTCGCCGCCCCGTCGGGGTGCGCCGGTTCGGCGGCGTTCGCGTGGACCTTCGGCGACGGATCGACCGGCGCCGCAGCCTCGATGAGCCACGTCTACGCGACGTCCGGGATCTTCGACTGGGCTCTTTCCGTCTCGGTCGCCGGCCTCACCTGCGCCCGGAGCGGCGCGATCCGGATCGAAGGGCTGCCGCCGAACGTGACGTCCATCCGGAAGCTCTCGGGCCCCTTCCGGATCGTCGTCATCGGGAGTAACTTCCATCCCGGTCTGCAGGTCGAGATCCACGGCTCGCCGTTCCCGGGGGTCGTGCAGCGCGGCACGACGAAGCTCACGCTGAGGGGAGGATCGGCCCTTCGCGCCCTCTTCCCGGCCGGCACCGAGGTGATGATCCGGTTCATCAATCCCGACGACGCGAAGCAGAGCGTCATCATGTACAACGTGACGACGAACGCGTGGCGGACGATTCCGTGA
- a CDS encoding TIGR04053 family radical SAM/SPASM domain-containing protein: protein MRKMPQLDYAKSPFLIIWETTQACDLACHHCRASAQPEHHPGELTTAEAEDLLKQTSELGTPIFILSGGDPLKRHDLCHLVRFGADLGLRMATIPAATPLLTEEVVRKLKEAGLSQMALSLDYPREELHDRFRGVPGAFAKTMKAIEWAHAQKLPLQINTTLTAESAPYLEEMAALVQKAGIVFWEVFFLVPMGRGTNLGGLTADQCEKIFEILYQVQKKSTFLVKITEAPHYRRYVSQREREETEAGSRGNGGPPTTHGPVNELPKQLIRTEGPGHTIGLAAQGVNSGNGFLFVSHTGEVFPSGFLPISAGSLREKSLAWLYRDSSVFRELREPSKFLGVCGVCEFNRICGGSRSRALALVGNHLASDPWCAYKPAGYVPAPEVVTRIGRR, encoded by the coding sequence ATGAGGAAAATGCCGCAGCTCGACTACGCGAAGAGCCCCTTCCTTATTATCTGGGAGACGACCCAGGCCTGTGACCTCGCCTGCCACCACTGCCGGGCCTCGGCTCAGCCGGAGCACCACCCGGGAGAGCTGACGACCGCCGAGGCGGAGGATCTGCTGAAGCAGACCTCGGAGCTCGGCACGCCGATCTTCATCCTGAGCGGCGGCGACCCCCTCAAGCGCCACGACCTCTGCCACCTCGTCCGCTTCGGCGCCGATCTCGGATTGCGGATGGCGACGATCCCGGCGGCGACCCCCCTTCTCACCGAGGAGGTCGTCCGGAAGCTCAAGGAGGCGGGCCTCAGCCAGATGGCCCTGAGCCTCGATTACCCGCGCGAGGAGCTGCACGACAGATTCCGCGGCGTCCCGGGCGCCTTCGCGAAGACGATGAAGGCGATCGAGTGGGCGCACGCGCAGAAGCTCCCGCTGCAGATCAACACGACCCTCACCGCCGAGTCGGCGCCGTACCTCGAGGAGATGGCGGCGCTGGTCCAGAAGGCAGGCATCGTCTTCTGGGAGGTCTTCTTCCTCGTCCCGATGGGGCGCGGCACGAACCTCGGCGGTCTCACGGCCGATCAGTGCGAGAAGATCTTCGAGATCCTCTACCAGGTGCAGAAGAAGTCGACCTTCCTCGTGAAGATCACCGAGGCTCCGCACTACCGCCGCTACGTCTCGCAGAGAGAGCGCGAGGAGACGGAAGCAGGATCGCGCGGCAACGGCGGTCCGCCGACCACTCACGGCCCCGTGAACGAGCTGCCGAAACAGCTCATCCGCACCGAGGGGCCGGGGCACACGATCGGCCTCGCCGCGCAGGGAGTGAACTCGGGGAACGGCTTTCTCTTCGTGTCGCACACCGGCGAGGTCTTCCCGAGCGGCTTCCTGCCGATCTCGGCGGGGAGTTTGAGGGAGAAGAGCCTCGCGTGGCTCTACCGCGACTCGTCCGTCTTCCGCGAGCTGCGCGAGCCCTCGAAGTTCCTCGGGGTCTGCGGCGTCTGCGAGTTCAACCGGATCTGCGGCGGATCACGGTCGCGCGCCCTCGCCCTCGTCGGCAACCACCTCGCGAGCGATCCCTGGTGCGCCTACAAGCCGGCGGGATACGTGCCCGCGCCGGAGGTGGTGACGCGGATCGGGAGGCGGTGA
- a CDS encoding AIPR family protein, whose product MTIFQVCRPQLPSIVEGRLVKSREKFADDVRRVRYEITGERKRLRDLNATAELVLRQVQEARESGLDANPPPIRVRIEIQPLSLKEAHPDARRELVELAAEARDGWSGEYEKWTVHDVKDVFDLFVDYQRRRPTDQSPEHLDLHTFGGKVAQNHAERGPFLCFVSGFELVAAYRRWGAGLLDANLRYALGATDVNRILENALKHPGSVKRFHERNNGIVLTCNACRVREDTIRLSAPQVVNGGQTLHSIATVIDDLEGIPLEQKSPEQRRLLDDLKSDLRLSARIVCVSGGASTQADQIAIASNTQNKLSDRTMHSAHIESRNLRMKLAALSPAWFAVTKDKEWEAVSPHKSLLQSKTGGHTIKDFHVDGKRYRRVDNTDLGVSLLAFWGFGFDARPSKLFAKSHFQTTFGSRVKPGKWEELSRRPAEWEGPRFGEIFEAGQTSGHAWLLAYVCWAYWKEYTFPESRQLVMAYEEEAERNPQFKRWLKGKSWDDVPTEDWDRILNNPGSCYWVEQVAKSACLVLMYESMRVLQRVFGDLDDETCHRALRLPQFADLFAGKSIDIAGDFRRGSLSDGPLTALGRILHYACSLLWTRYESQIRNMGYRHQVLLQPEWISRLSEEVDQVCTRIGEPAFRHSSRLEGASDRKIEISRLSDLFAEQHVS is encoded by the coding sequence GTGACGATTTTCCAAGTGTGCCGACCCCAGCTCCCGAGCATCGTCGAGGGGCGTCTCGTCAAGTCGCGGGAGAAATTCGCCGACGATGTTCGCAGAGTCCGTTACGAGATCACGGGCGAACGCAAGCGCCTTCGAGATCTGAACGCGACTGCCGAGCTTGTCCTTAGACAAGTTCAAGAGGCGCGAGAATCGGGTCTAGACGCAAACCCTCCACCAATCCGCGTCCGCATCGAGATCCAGCCGCTCTCCCTCAAAGAGGCACATCCGGACGCTCGGCGCGAACTGGTCGAATTGGCCGCCGAGGCCCGCGATGGCTGGTCCGGCGAATACGAGAAATGGACGGTCCATGACGTCAAGGATGTCTTCGACCTATTCGTTGACTACCAGCGACGTCGGCCTACTGACCAGAGTCCCGAGCACCTGGATCTCCACACATTCGGCGGAAAGGTCGCCCAAAATCATGCAGAACGCGGTCCCTTCCTCTGCTTCGTCTCCGGGTTCGAACTTGTCGCGGCATACCGTCGATGGGGGGCGGGACTGCTCGACGCGAATCTCCGGTACGCACTCGGTGCCACCGATGTGAACCGAATCCTGGAGAACGCCCTGAAGCATCCAGGCTCGGTAAAGCGATTCCACGAGCGCAACAACGGAATCGTTCTAACGTGCAACGCCTGTCGAGTGCGCGAAGACACGATTCGTCTGTCCGCACCCCAAGTAGTAAATGGCGGACAGACACTCCACAGCATCGCTACGGTGATTGACGACTTGGAAGGGATCCCGCTGGAGCAGAAGTCGCCTGAGCAACGGCGTCTACTCGATGACTTGAAGTCCGACCTTCGACTGAGCGCTCGCATTGTCTGCGTCTCTGGAGGTGCATCAACCCAAGCTGACCAGATTGCGATCGCGAGCAATACACAGAACAAGTTGTCCGATCGCACGATGCACTCGGCTCATATCGAGTCGCGCAATCTCCGGATGAAGCTGGCCGCGCTTTCGCCCGCATGGTTCGCAGTTACGAAGGACAAGGAATGGGAGGCGGTCTCGCCACACAAATCACTTCTTCAATCGAAGACCGGCGGCCATACCATCAAGGATTTCCATGTGGACGGCAAACGGTACCGCAGAGTCGACAACACCGACCTCGGGGTGTCGCTCTTGGCATTCTGGGGGTTTGGTTTTGACGCTAGGCCGTCCAAGCTGTTCGCGAAATCGCACTTTCAGACGACGTTCGGATCGCGGGTGAAACCGGGGAAGTGGGAGGAACTCTCGCGGCGACCTGCTGAGTGGGAGGGCCCTCGTTTCGGTGAGATCTTCGAGGCCGGCCAGACGTCCGGCCATGCATGGCTTCTGGCATATGTCTGTTGGGCTTATTGGAAGGAGTACACGTTTCCCGAATCACGCCAACTTGTGATGGCGTACGAGGAGGAGGCTGAGCGCAATCCGCAGTTCAAGCGATGGCTCAAAGGGAAGAGTTGGGACGATGTCCCGACGGAAGACTGGGATAGAATTCTAAACAACCCCGGAAGTTGTTACTGGGTTGAACAGGTTGCCAAGTCTGCCTGCCTTGTACTTATGTATGAAAGCATGCGCGTGCTTCAAAGGGTGTTCGGCGACCTAGACGACGAGACCTGCCATCGAGCGCTGCGGCTGCCGCAGTTCGCGGACTTGTTTGCGGGAAAGTCGATCGACATCGCAGGTGATTTCCGTCGCGGTTCCCTTTCCGACGGGCCGCTCACGGCACTCGGGCGAATACTCCACTATGCCTGCTCGCTTCTCTGGACTAGGTATGAAAGTCAGATCCGTAACATGGGGTACCGCCATCAGGTACTCCTTCAACCCGAATGGATTAGTCGCTTGAGTGAGGAAGTCGATCAAGTGTGCACGAGAATTGGTGAACCAGCGTTCAGGCACTCCAGTCGACTGGAGGGGGCATCCGACCGGAAAATCGAGATCTCAAGACTTAGTGATCTGTTTGCAGAACAACACGTGTCGTAG
- a CDS encoding DUF262 domain-containing protein yields MAKTNLLNTHTQSFLDLVGNGRVYRVPPYQRDYAWQEEQWEDLWNDILELRRDPDGRHYMGAMVVEAQSDRQFQIIDGQQRLATLTVLALVVIQKLESLATANHEPSKNRDRAQALRHRFVGEKDPASLLESSKLSLNAADDPFFQDYIVQLRPPRNPRTLPKSSRLLSECFQYFSARLDDVAEIKTDGLKLAELLSEVVARQLIFILITVDDELNAYTVFETLNARGIELSSTDLLKNYIFSLVRVESDRSALQRRWQSMIGTVGQERFPEFLRYHLQCTHARVRSRTVFKLIRREVADDRGVFELIGKLEARAELFSALTEPTHSLWIEHPDARAPIVELNLFRVGQATPLLFAAWEKLDRQSFVKVLELVSGLSFRYKVSGLNPNALEPVYHKAAKELLEGRESEPARVFQLVRSAYVADQKFEQDFARFEIDTDGQSKKLAKYILSRIESDRAGHAIDPSTDPATIEHILPENPSDEWAGAFPAEHWAGAVYRLGNLTLLEAAANRQVGNAAYAEKVSEFARSRYVMTRDISLMAPEEWTLALLDRRQADFARRAVHLWRSRYV; encoded by the coding sequence ATGGCGAAAACGAATCTCCTGAACACGCACACTCAGAGTTTCCTAGACCTCGTGGGAAACGGCCGCGTGTACCGGGTCCCCCCCTATCAACGTGACTACGCCTGGCAGGAAGAGCAGTGGGAAGACCTCTGGAACGACATCTTGGAACTCAGGCGCGACCCGGACGGGCGGCACTACATGGGTGCCATGGTCGTCGAAGCCCAGAGCGATCGACAGTTCCAGATCATTGACGGTCAGCAGCGCCTTGCGACGCTGACGGTTCTTGCGCTGGTTGTAATCCAGAAGTTGGAATCCCTTGCCACCGCGAATCACGAGCCTTCGAAGAATCGCGACCGAGCTCAGGCGCTCCGGCACCGTTTCGTAGGTGAGAAGGATCCCGCGTCTCTCCTTGAGAGCAGCAAGCTGTCGCTAAATGCTGCGGATGATCCATTCTTTCAGGACTACATCGTTCAGCTTAGGCCGCCACGCAATCCTCGCACACTGCCCAAGTCAAGCAGACTGCTCTCCGAGTGTTTCCAGTACTTCAGCGCGCGGCTCGACGACGTCGCGGAGATCAAGACGGATGGCCTAAAGCTCGCCGAACTACTGTCAGAAGTTGTGGCCCGCCAGCTCATTTTCATCCTGATTACCGTGGACGACGAGTTGAACGCGTATACCGTGTTCGAGACCCTGAATGCCCGGGGGATAGAGCTCTCGTCGACCGATCTCCTCAAGAACTACATATTCTCTCTAGTACGCGTTGAATCAGATCGCAGCGCGCTTCAAAGACGCTGGCAGTCGATGATCGGCACGGTCGGCCAAGAGCGATTTCCGGAGTTTCTTCGATATCACCTTCAGTGCACGCACGCGCGCGTCCGGTCGCGTACAGTATTCAAGCTGATTCGTCGTGAAGTCGCAGACGACCGAGGCGTGTTTGAGCTCATCGGGAAACTCGAGGCCCGAGCCGAACTGTTTTCAGCGCTGACCGAACCAACTCATTCGTTGTGGATTGAACACCCCGACGCGAGGGCACCGATCGTTGAGCTGAACTTGTTTCGAGTCGGACAGGCCACGCCCCTGCTGTTCGCAGCATGGGAGAAACTGGACCGGCAATCGTTCGTGAAAGTTCTCGAGTTGGTGAGCGGGCTTTCCTTTCGCTACAAGGTCAGCGGCCTAAACCCGAACGCGCTCGAGCCCGTGTACCACAAGGCCGCGAAGGAGTTGCTCGAGGGTCGGGAGAGTGAACCGGCGCGCGTATTCCAACTCGTGCGGTCGGCTTATGTCGCGGACCAGAAGTTTGAGCAGGACTTTGCCCGGTTCGAGATCGACACAGACGGCCAGAGTAAGAAACTTGCAAAGTACATCTTGTCCCGCATCGAGAGTGATCGTGCAGGACACGCAATCGATCCAAGCACGGACCCCGCCACGATTGAGCACATCCTTCCCGAGAATCCCTCCGACGAGTGGGCGGGCGCATTTCCTGCAGAGCACTGGGCTGGGGCGGTATATCGCTTGGGAAACCTAACGCTCCTTGAAGCGGCGGCGAACCGGCAGGTAGGAAACGCTGCCTACGCTGAAAAGGTTTCGGAGTTCGCGCGCAGTCGGTACGTAATGACTCGAGACATTTCCTTGATGGCACCGGAGGAGTGGACGTTGGCACTCCTGGACCGACGTCAGGCAGATTTTGCCCGCCGCGCGGTCCACCTCTGGAGATCGAGGTACGTGTGA